A region of Fimbriimonadaceae bacterium DNA encodes the following proteins:
- the traC gene encoding DNA primase TraC, translated as MPYLDHRWLTLRQANELGGRVRPGEHSSIAVFWKRLEVEKEDENEKLEKRSIPLLRYYPVFNAEQCVGLNLPVLDDWHEELKARNEKAENVIQQMPNAPKIVEGGSLAAYFPPQDLVRVPKIQDFESPEAYYSTLFHELGHSTGHETRLNRPGVTGQVVFGSCDYSREELVAELTSAFVCAEVGIDNSNLQNAASYIHGWLHALEGDSRAVIAASGQAQRAANYIQGNTEEDHSSDSIREPDAVKP; from the coding sequence ATGCCATACCTCGACCACCGCTGGCTAACGCTTCGCCAAGCTAACGAGCTCGGCGGCCGTGTTCGCCCAGGCGAACATTCGTCGATCGCTGTGTTTTGGAAACGACTGGAGGTCGAAAAGGAAGACGAAAACGAGAAGCTGGAGAAGCGCTCGATTCCTCTGCTTCGCTATTACCCCGTCTTCAACGCCGAGCAATGCGTGGGGCTCAATCTGCCGGTCCTCGACGACTGGCATGAAGAGCTCAAGGCGCGCAACGAGAAGGCGGAGAATGTCATCCAGCAGATGCCCAACGCGCCCAAGATTGTGGAGGGTGGATCGTTGGCGGCTTACTTTCCGCCACAAGACCTCGTTCGGGTTCCGAAGATCCAAGACTTTGAGTCTCCGGAAGCCTACTACTCGACTCTGTTTCACGAGCTCGGTCACTCGACCGGCCATGAGACCCGCCTCAATCGCCCCGGCGTGACTGGCCAAGTCGTCTTTGGTTCCTGCGACTACAGCCGAGAGGAGCTGGTCGCCGAGCTGACGTCGGCCTTTGTCTGTGCTGAGGTCGGCATCGACAACTCGAACCTGCAGAACGCCGCCAGCTACATCCATGGCTGGCTGCACGCTCTTGAGGGAGATTCCCGAGCAGTCATTGCCGCCTCGGGCCAAGCCCAACGGGCTGCCAACTACATCCAAGGCAACACCGAGGAGGACCACTCTTCGGACTCAATCCGGGAACCAGATGCGGTGAAGCCATGA
- the pqqE gene encoding Coenzyme PQQ synthesis protein E, whose product MVSPGIVVKRFKEDRYTSIFNPNTGFFARIEDKGAEEPFWSSHGPELMDIAITNWCDKGCPFCYRSSDESGTHMSVSNYRDLMEQAKGMHVFQVALGGGNPNQHPDFVEILRLTREDFGIVPNYTTNGRGLTDGVLSASKAYCGAVAVSAYAPFHETAEAVRQLADHGVQVNVHYLLSSRSVGTAINWIKNPPLWLERVYAVVFLNYKPIGRVVSKHLLLNRSPRLEEFFVLATSGSAPFRIGFDTCTITGLARLGRAPAVSIEGCDAGRFSMFLSERMEVYPCSFMVEAGYPGIPLKDTTLLQIWNDADGFRRIRDQHRGPGCSTCQTRSECLSGCPLFPEMNLCPDRCLSE is encoded by the coding sequence GTGGTGAGCCCTGGCATCGTCGTCAAGCGGTTCAAAGAAGACCGCTACACTTCGATTTTTAATCCCAACACTGGCTTTTTTGCCCGCATTGAGGACAAGGGCGCCGAAGAACCGTTTTGGTCTTCACACGGTCCGGAACTCATGGACATTGCCATTACCAATTGGTGTGACAAGGGCTGTCCGTTTTGCTATCGGAGTTCCGATGAAAGCGGGACGCACATGAGCGTGTCCAACTATCGAGATCTTATGGAGCAGGCCAAGGGTATGCACGTTTTTCAGGTCGCGCTTGGTGGCGGGAATCCGAATCAGCACCCCGACTTTGTTGAAATTCTAAGGCTCACGCGTGAAGATTTTGGAATAGTGCCCAACTACACGACCAATGGACGCGGATTGACGGACGGGGTGCTGTCAGCATCAAAAGCATACTGCGGCGCAGTAGCTGTAAGCGCTTATGCGCCGTTTCATGAGACGGCTGAAGCAGTACGGCAACTGGCTGATCATGGTGTCCAGGTGAACGTGCATTATCTCTTGAGCAGTCGTTCGGTGGGTACTGCGATCAATTGGATCAAGAATCCGCCTTTGTGGCTAGAGCGTGTGTATGCCGTAGTCTTCTTGAATTACAAGCCGATTGGGAGAGTGGTCAGCAAGCACTTGCTGTTAAACCGTAGCCCACGCCTTGAGGAGTTCTTCGTACTAGCGACATCGGGTTCGGCTCCGTTTCGGATTGGATTTGATACTTGTACGATTACCGGACTTGCAAGGCTAGGCAGAGCCCCTGCGGTGTCAATAGAGGGATGCGACGCTGGACGCTTTTCGATGTTTCTCTCCGAGCGAATGGAGGTTTACCCTTGTTCGTTTATGGTCGAGGCGGGATACCCAGGGATTCCCCTGAAGGACACTACATTACTTCAGATTTGGAACGACGCGGATGGGTTCCGACGAATTCGTGATCAACATCGAGGTCCAGGTTGTTCTACATGCCAGACCCGGAGCGAATGCCTTTCGGGATGTCCGTTGTTCCCGGAAATGAACCTTTGTCCAGATAGATGCCTAAGCGAGTAG
- the xerC_3 gene encoding Tyrosine recombinase XerC — protein MARRERREKGSGSIFRRGEGYVAQVQDGFTSAGKPKYKQVRCKTRTDAVRTLNELTSLLVQGKGLPGKNGYSVASWLDVWLQDHIRPHRESKTYDFYQLMANKYVKPHLGRLDLPKVTPSDVSRLFTLIEANGATFNTIQAVRRTLRAAYGVAVKYGLVHDNPVSKTFAPKIQRAERIHFTAEQVQRLLDALRGSPIENLVRFTLATGMRIGEASGVTWSAVNLERRAVLVKTQLQRVNKDLVLKPLKTEKSARTIPLVGHSLAAVQSEQERQSGTDHANTLDLVFLNPRGCPFDPKYVNDHLHDALATAGLPRTGMHTLRHSAATFMLMAGLNLHQVSRYLGHSQIALTSNLYGHVLDDAMRDAAEQLQASYVSTST, from the coding sequence ATGGCTCGAAGAGAAAGACGCGAAAAGGGATCGGGAAGCATCTTTAGGCGAGGCGAAGGCTACGTTGCGCAGGTCCAGGATGGGTTCACTAGTGCTGGTAAGCCCAAGTACAAGCAGGTTCGCTGTAAGACTCGGACTGACGCCGTCCGAACCCTGAACGAACTGACCTCGCTGCTAGTCCAGGGTAAGGGCCTCCCTGGAAAGAACGGCTACAGCGTCGCCAGTTGGCTGGACGTCTGGCTCCAGGACCACATCAGGCCGCACCGGGAGTCGAAGACGTACGATTTCTACCAGCTCATGGCAAACAAGTACGTCAAGCCACATCTGGGCAGGTTAGATCTGCCGAAGGTAACTCCGTCGGACGTCTCGCGCCTCTTCACGCTTATCGAAGCCAACGGCGCAACCTTCAACACGATTCAAGCTGTGAGGAGGACGCTCCGGGCCGCATACGGTGTCGCAGTGAAGTACGGCCTGGTGCACGACAATCCCGTTTCCAAGACCTTCGCGCCGAAGATCCAACGGGCTGAGCGAATCCATTTCACGGCCGAGCAAGTACAGAGGCTACTCGATGCCTTACGCGGATCTCCGATCGAGAACTTGGTGCGGTTCACATTGGCGACAGGGATGAGAATCGGCGAAGCGTCGGGGGTGACATGGAGTGCGGTAAACCTAGAACGCAGGGCTGTTCTGGTCAAGACTCAACTCCAGCGGGTGAACAAGGATCTGGTTCTCAAGCCCCTCAAGACAGAAAAGAGCGCTCGTACGATTCCGCTCGTCGGCCATTCCCTCGCTGCCGTCCAGAGTGAACAAGAACGACAATCTGGGACAGATCACGCGAACACGCTTGACCTCGTCTTTCTCAACCCCCGGGGATGCCCTTTTGATCCGAAGTATGTCAATGATCACTTGCATGACGCATTGGCCACGGCCGGCCTTCCACGAACTGGGATGCACACACTTCGGCACTCAGCGGCTACTTTTATGCTGATGGCTGGCTTGAATCTACATCAAGTCAGTCGCTATCTCGGCCACTCACAGATCGCGTTAACCTCGAATCTCTACGGGCATGTTCTGGATGATGCAATGCGGGATGCCGCCGAGCAACTTCAAGCTTCATACGTTTCTACAAGCACTTGA